Proteins encoded within one genomic window of Hominilimicola fabiformis:
- a CDS encoding S-layer homology domain-containing protein, whose product MKKKLVLGALCVSIILATGIGASAEVSENHSQWAEESLVSADEAGLLPNFFADRDLTANISRIDFCHLAYKMLEQKSLISENNVKSSFADTDDAEVAFLANSGIINGRSETEFAPNDDITREEAAVILTNTA is encoded by the coding sequence ATGAAAAAGAAGTTAGTTTTAGGTGCGTTATGTGTGTCAATTATTTTAGCGACGGGAATAGGTGCGTCGGCGGAAGTAAGTGAAAATCATTCACAATGGGCGGAGGAAAGTTTAGTAAGTGCAGATGAGGCGGGATTATTGCCGAATTTCTTTGCGGACAGAGATTTAACCGCTAATATATCGCGTATTGATTTTTGTCATTTGGCATATAAAATGCTTGAACAAAAATCACTGATTAGTGAGAATAATGTTAAGAGTTCGTTTGCTGATACAGATGATGCTGAAGTGGCTTTTCTTGCAAATTCGGGAATAATAAATGGACGTTCTGAAACGGAATTTGCACCGAATGACGATATTACGCGTGAGGAGGCGGCAGTAATACTGACGAATACAGC
- a CDS encoding helix-turn-helix domain-containing protein: MKKIKIGKNMKEVRIMRGLTQENLGEKVHLSTNYIGLIERNVDTPSLSAIIDIANELGVSLDYLVGTHIKKKKNYQECRKYENQIIEKVKCLNKMQLLYVLDTIELLNKYNWGDEKIE; encoded by the coding sequence ATGAAAAAAATTAAAATAGGCAAAAATATGAAAGAAGTTCGAATTATGCGTGGCCTTACACAAGAAAATTTGGGAGAAAAAGTACATTTAAGTACTAATTATATTGGGTTAATTGAAAGAAATGTCGATACACCGTCACTTAGTGCGATTATAGATATAGCTAATGAATTAGGAGTTAGTTTAGACTATTTAGTCGGAACTCATATTAAAAAAAAGAAAAATTATCAGGAATGTCGGAAATATGAAAATCAAATTATTGAAAAGGTGAAATGCTTAAATAAAATGCAACTTTTGTATGTTTTAGATACTATAGAATTATTAAATAAATACAACTGGGGTGACGAGAAAATAGAATGA
- a CDS encoding radical SAM protein, with amino-acid sequence MKIQKKMMLDFLTAYIINTMQTNGTLITQETAEFIKKYGFGIGLSFDGPFNDQTRGKTDYTLNAYDLLKQIDKRHGTISVIGAHNIHNLIDIYKYFNEKNISFKFSPMFDSGEAKNHCELLLTDPAEYADKICELFDYWMNDVDGNIEVRPFASYVSSYFTHHMRSCTKGNCMYHMASIYHDGKVYPCGRSYPEEYCLGNISEVKDIRNLFKEKVYQQIVNKRYIRENECRRQCNIFSYCNAGCNNDCILSGDITKPNMFQCISHQIILKHIHKRVKEVIETKRTINNYMMRIIKRYSR; translated from the coding sequence ATGAAAATACAAAAAAAGATGATGTTGGATTTTTTAACCGCTTATATAATAAATACTATGCAAACTAATGGAACATTAATAACACAAGAGACTGCAGAATTCATAAAGAAATACGGTTTTGGTATAGGATTATCATTTGACGGACCTTTTAATGATCAGACACGTGGAAAAACAGATTATACGCTTAATGCGTATGATTTACTTAAACAAATCGATAAAAGACACGGAACCATTTCCGTTATTGGGGCACATAATATTCATAATTTAATAGACATATATAAATATTTCAATGAAAAAAATATATCATTTAAGTTTTCACCTATGTTTGATTCAGGAGAGGCTAAAAATCATTGTGAATTATTACTTACCGATCCTGCTGAATATGCAGATAAAATATGTGAATTATTTGATTACTGGATGAATGATGTTGATGGTAATATAGAAGTTCGTCCGTTTGCTAGTTATGTTAGTTCTTATTTCACTCACCATATGCGAAGCTGTACAAAAGGAAATTGCATGTATCATATGGCATCAATATATCATGATGGAAAAGTTTATCCGTGCGGGCGTTCATATCCGGAAGAATATTGTTTGGGTAATATTTCTGAGGTTAAGGATATACGTAATCTTTTCAAAGAAAAGGTTTATCAACAGATAGTAAATAAGAGGTATATAAGAGAGAATGAGTGCAGAAGACAGTGTAATATTTTCAGTTATTGCAATGCTGGATGTAATAATGATTGTATTTTATCTGGAGATATAACTAAACCCAATATGTTTCAGTGTATATCTCATCAAATTATTTTAAAGCATATCCATAAACGTGTAAAAGAAGTAATAGAAACAAAAAGAACAATAAATAATTATATGATGCGAATAATAAAACGTTATTCACGCTAA
- a CDS encoding GHKL domain-containing protein gives MNLSQITILLSNTISFSLGFTCIAYVLTLSLTTKKISFGKLFSCLGITYLIISLTFIFAGIPGLIFTLFLYLTHAKIPLIKNIFICVLTFLMVLVLTFITNMVFYAMKFSPDQIEHLREMVSYNIFFSIEWIISSLIISCVIYFLSYKITRHHKKMNFINHVKPDKTIYLIFINVLFLVIIIAGVEFAIATVDTSITKYVLIFGNILTLTSIVFSTISIWLELKIISNKSKEIELEKKQEITSAYRREIQNMYNEIIDFKHDYIKIYSSMSTLIASDNLKMIKDFFYKEILPFHNSILKDVTFTHSITLIEDSIIQGIIYSYVLKAKNNSINFNIDIQENINIVSEISSLDMSRILGILLDNAFEEAVKTESKNVILSIIPLKTQIIYVIKNSCNTVPDISKIFLNNYSTKGENHGRGLSIVQNICNNYSNVFFNVKIQDNFFLSELIINTVD, from the coding sequence ATGAATTTATCACAGATTACTATACTTCTATCTAACACAATTTCTTTTTCACTTGGTTTTACCTGCATCGCTTACGTTTTAACTCTTTCATTAACAACGAAAAAAATCTCATTCGGCAAATTATTTTCTTGTTTGGGAATTACCTACTTAATTATATCTCTTACATTTATATTTGCGGGTATACCAGGCTTAATATTTACCTTATTTTTATATTTAACTCATGCCAAAATACCATTGATTAAAAATATATTTATTTGTGTACTTACTTTTTTAATGGTTCTTGTGCTTACATTTATTACCAATATGGTATTTTATGCAATGAAATTTTCACCTGATCAAATTGAACATTTAAGAGAAATGGTATCTTATAATATCTTTTTTTCTATAGAATGGATTATTTCGTCATTAATCATTTCTTGTGTTATATATTTTTTAAGTTATAAAATTACCCGTCATCATAAAAAAATGAATTTTATTAACCATGTTAAACCAGATAAAACAATATATTTAATATTTATAAATGTGCTATTTTTAGTCATAATTATCGCCGGAGTTGAATTTGCCATAGCTACAGTAGATACAAGCATTACTAAATATGTATTGATATTTGGTAATATCCTAACTTTGACATCTATTGTTTTTTCAACAATTTCCATTTGGTTAGAACTAAAAATTATTTCTAATAAATCAAAAGAAATTGAATTAGAAAAAAAACAGGAAATAACCTCTGCATACAGACGTGAGATACAAAATATGTATAATGAAATAATAGATTTTAAACATGATTATATAAAAATATATTCATCAATGAGCACATTGATAGCATCTGACAATTTAAAAATGATAAAGGATTTTTTTTATAAAGAAATACTACCATTTCATAATAGTATTTTAAAAGATGTAACATTTACACACTCTATAACATTAATTGAAGACAGCATAATACAAGGCATTATATATAGTTATGTACTGAAAGCAAAAAACAATTCCATTAATTTTAATATAGATATTCAGGAAAACATTAATATTGTATCTGAAATATCATCTTTAGATATGTCTCGAATTTTAGGAATACTGTTAGACAATGCATTTGAAGAAGCTGTCAAAACCGAATCAAAAAATGTCATATTGAGTATAATTCCTTTAAAAACGCAAATAATATATGTCATAAAAAATTCATGCAATACTGTACCTGATATTTCCAAAATTTTCTTAAATAATTATTCAACCAAAGGAGAGAATCACGGAAGAGGATTATCTATTGTTCAAAATATTTGTAACAATTATAGTAATGTATTCTTTAATGTTAAGATTCAGGATAATTTCTTTTTATCCGAACTTATAATAAATACAGTAGATTAA
- a CDS encoding LytR/AlgR family response regulator transcription factor produces MNIVICEDSISDRHKLEKVITKVLIKNNLNSEIILSTNNSADVLNYANKNNQITLYFLDINLHEKFISGIDIANVVRETDEISPIVLITNYSDKLSLTFEYKLKIFDYISKYDISNYEKRITDCILITEQRQRNGYINCLNIQNYSTNFSIEYKNIYFIDTVSGHHKLKIHTDSYVVEFYGKLKDILYRLNTDFFQCHKSIIINRTKIIGVDKREKSIILSNGYKCPYSLKFFHPNTLIDKNTSICYNNLNKI; encoded by the coding sequence ATGAATATAGTAATATGTGAAGATAGCATCTCTGACAGACATAAACTTGAAAAAGTAATAACAAAGGTCTTAATAAAAAATAATTTAAACAGTGAAATTATACTTTCTACAAATAATTCAGCAGACGTATTAAACTATGCAAATAAAAATAATCAAATTACATTGTATTTTTTAGATATTAATCTGCATGAAAAATTTATAAGTGGTATTGATATTGCTAATGTTGTACGTGAAACAGATGAAATAAGTCCCATCGTACTTATAACTAATTACTCAGATAAATTAAGCCTAACTTTTGAGTATAAACTAAAAATTTTTGATTATATCTCAAAATATGATATTTCAAATTACGAAAAAAGAATTACAGACTGTATACTAATTACAGAACAACGTCAACGCAATGGGTATATCAACTGTTTAAATATTCAAAACTACAGTACCAATTTTTCTATAGAGTATAAAAACATTTATTTTATTGATACTGTTTCTGGACACCATAAACTAAAAATTCATACTGATTCATATGTAGTTGAATTTTACGGTAAATTAAAAGATATTTTATATAGATTAAACACAGATTTCTTTCAATGTCACAAATCTATAATTATTAATAGAACGAAAATTATCGGTGTCGATAAAAGAGAAAAATCAATTATATTATCAAATGGATATAAATGTCCGTATTCTTTAAAATTTTTTCATCCTAATACATTAATTGACAAAAATACGTCTATATGTTATAATAATCTAAATAAAATTTAA
- a CDS encoding LytR/AlgR family response regulator transcription factor, whose translation MNIVICEDDIQFCNYIKSILEKYIVNNHFNSKIVLTTSNPDNVINYIHNNSEITIYYLDIKLQNNKSGFDIASIIRENDYMSPIIFITNYEEMMSLTYEYKLEALDFIIKNNLASLRQRICENLKYIETRQQKGYMKCLNIKNKQKNFSVPFDKICYIESIKSTHKLILYYDNGMITFYALLKDIEKELDSRFIRCHKSIIVNKNKIVNIDKKKHTIELSHNYHCIYSPRCKEIIK comes from the coding sequence ATGAATATTGTAATATGTGAAGATGATATACAATTTTGTAATTACATAAAATCTATACTTGAAAAATATATAGTTAATAATCACTTTAATTCTAAAATTGTTTTGACGACATCTAATCCAGACAATGTTATAAATTATATCCACAATAATTCTGAAATAACAATTTATTATCTTGATATAAAACTTCAAAATAATAAAAGCGGCTTCGATATTGCATCAATTATACGCGAAAATGATTATATGAGCCCTATAATATTCATTACTAATTATGAAGAAATGATGTCACTTACATATGAATATAAATTAGAGGCTCTTGATTTTATCATAAAAAACAATTTGGCATCATTAAGACAACGAATTTGTGAGAACTTAAAGTATATAGAAACAAGACAACAAAAAGGTTATATGAAGTGCTTAAATATAAAAAATAAACAGAAAAATTTTTCTGTCCCGTTCGATAAAATATGCTACATAGAATCAATAAAAAGCACTCATAAATTGATTTTATATTATGATAATGGCATGATTACTTTCTATGCATTACTGAAAGATATTGAAAAGGAACTTGACAGCCGATTTATTCGCTGTCACAAATCTATTATAGTAAACAAAAACAAAATAGTCAATATTGACAAAAAGAAACATACCATTGAATTATCGCACAATTATCATTGTATTTATTCACCAAGATGTAAGGAGATTATAAAATGA